The Kogia breviceps isolate mKogBre1 chromosome 4, mKogBre1 haplotype 1, whole genome shotgun sequence genome window below encodes:
- the TARS1 gene encoding threonine--tRNA ligase 1, cytoplasmic, which translates to MGDEKSVGASEEKRKEGGKKKNKEGSGDGGRAELNPWPEYINIRLEMYNKLKAEHDSILAEKAEKDNKPIKVTLPDGKQLDAESWKTTPYQIACGISQGLADNTVIAKVNKVVWDLDRPLEEDCTLELLKFEDEEAQAVYWHSSAHIMGEAMERVYGGCLCYGPPIENGFYYDMYLEEGGVSSNDFSSLEALCKKIIKEKQAFERLEVKKETLLEMFKYNKFKCRILNEKVNTPTTTVYRCGPLIDLCRGPHVRHTGKIKTLKIHKNSSTYWEGKADMETLQRIYGISFPDPKMLKEWEKFQEEAKNRDHRKIGRDQELYFFHELSPGSCFFLPKGAYIYNTLIEFIRSEYRKRGFQEVVTPNIYNSRLWMTSGHWQHYSENMFSFEVEKELFALKPMNCPGHCLMFDHRPRSWRELPLRVADFGVLHRNELSGALTGLTRVRRFQQDDAHIFCAVEQIEDEIKGCLDFLHTVYSILGFSFKLNLSTRPEKFLGDIEVWNQAEKQLENSLNEFGGKWELNPGDGAFYGPKIDIQIKDAIGRYHQCATIQLDFQLPIRFNLTFVSHDGDDKKRPVIVHRAILGSVERMIAILTENYGGKWPFWLSPRQVMVVPVGPTCDEYAQKVWQQFHDAKFMVDIDLDPGCTLNKKIRNAQLAQYNFILVVGEKEKTSSTVNIRTRDNKVHGEHTISETIERLQQLKQSRSKQAEEEF; encoded by the exons ATGGGAGACGAGAAGTCG GTAGGTGCCAGTGAGGAGAAACGAAAGGAAGGAGgcaagaagaagaacaaagaaggcTCTGGGGATGGAGGTCGAGCAGAG TTGAATCCTTGGCCTGAATATATTAACATACGTCTTGAGATGTATAATAAACTAAAAGCAGAACACGATTCCATTCTggcagaaaaagcagaaaaagataaCAAGCCAATTAAAGTCACCCTGCCTGATGGTAAACAGTTGGATGCAGAATCCTGGAAAACTACACCATATCAAATTGCTTGTGGAATTAG tcaaggccTGGCTGACAACACTGTTATTGCTAAAGTGAATAAAGTCGTCTGGGACCTAGACCGTCCTCTGGAGGAAGATTGTACCTTGGAGCTTCTCAAGTTTGAGGATGAGGAAGCTCAAGCA gTATATTGGCACTCGAGTGCTCACATAATGGGTGAAGCCATGGAAAGAGTCTATGGTGGGTGTTTGTGTTACGGTCCACCAATAGAAAATGGATTCTATTACGACATGTACCTTGAAGAAGG gGGTGTGTCCAGCAATGATTTCTCTTCTTTGGAGGCTTTATGTaagaaaatcattaaagaaaaacaagcttTTGAAAGATTAGAAGTTAAGAAGGAAACTTTACTGGAAATGTTTAAG TACAACAAGTTcaaatgcaggatattgaatGAAAAAGTGAATACTCCAACTACCACAGTCTATAG GTGTGGCCCCTTGATAGATCTCTGCCGGGGTCCTCATGTCAGACACACTGGCAAAATCAAGACTTTGAAAATACACAAA AATTCCTCCACCTACTGGGAAGGCAAGGCAGATATGGAGACTCTGCAGAGAATTTATGGCATATCATTCCCAGATCctaaaatgttgaaagaatggGAGAAGTTCCAAGAGGAGGCTAAAAACCGAGATCATAGGAAAATTGGAAGG GACCAAGAACTATATTTCTTCCATGAACTCAGCCCTGGAAGTTGCTTTTTCCTGCCGAAGGGAGCATACATTTATAATACACTTATTGAATTCATCAGG AGTGAATATAGGAAACGAGGATTCCAGGAGGTGGTCACCCCAAACATCTACAACAGCCGACTCTGGATGACCTCGGGCCACTGGCAGCACTACAGCGAGAACATGTTCTCCTTTGAGGTGGAGAAGGAGCTGTTTGCTCTGAAACCCATGAACTGCCCGGGACACTG CCTTATGTTTGATCATCGGCCAAGATCCTGGCGAGAGTTGCCTCTGCGAGTAGCTGATTTTGGGGTGCTTCATAGGAATGAGCTGTCGGGAGCACTCACAGGGCTCACTCGGGTACGAAGGTTCCAGCAGGATGACGCTCACATATTCTGTGCCGTAGAGCAG attgagGATGAAATAAAAGGTTGTTtggattttctgcatacagtatATAGCATATTGGGGTTTTCTTTTAAACTGAACCTGTCTACTCGCCCAGAAAAATTCCTTGGAGATATTGAAGTATGGAATCAAGCTGAGAAA CAACTTGAAAACAGTCTGAATGAGTTTGGTGGAAAGTGGGAATTAAATCCTGGAGATGGAGCTTTCTATGGTCCAAAG ATTGACATACAGATTAAAGACGCCATTGGTCGGTACCACCAGTGTGCAACAATCCAGTTGGATTTTCAGTTGCCCATTAGATTTAATCTTACTTTTGTAAG ccatgatggtgatgataagaAAAGGCCAGTGATTGTCCATAGAGCCATCCTGGGGTCAGTGGAAAGAATGATTGCTATCCTCACTGAAAACTATGGGGGCAAATG GCCCTTCTGGCTGTCTCCTCGCCAGGTAATGGTAGTTCCAGTGGGACCAACATGTGATGAATATGCCCAAAAG GTATGGCAACAATTCCACGATGCTAAATTCATGGTGGACATTGATCTGGATCCGGGCTGTACATTAAACAAGAAGATCAGAAATGCACAGTTAGCACAGTATAACTTCATCCTAG TTGTtggtgagaaagagaaaaccagcAGCACCGTCAATATCCGTACCAGAGATAACAAGGTGCACGGAGAACATACTATCTCTGAAACCATCGAGCGGCTCCAGCAGCTCAAGCAGTCCCGCAGCAAACAGGCAGAAGAAGAATTTTAA